The Coleofasciculus chthonoplastes PCC 7420 genome includes a region encoding these proteins:
- a CDS encoding VWA domain-containing protein, translating to MAELDSSLFQVFERLRRQGVPLGVSDYLEVIETIQAGIGLEDAASFKGLCRLLWAKSREDQELFDLAFAELVEPQLQTISTPKPTCPSQPPSTPLTAPPQPTPNQPEPQPQPEPELEEELKPQQVTVTLPSRSVGQSFELKSELTEKPYYYQLTLRLPISPRDMAGVWRQLRRPQRVGVPEELDVEGTINSISRSGLLLRPLLQPRRRNQARLVVLVDQQGSMAPFAPLIEAAIESILRGGLLGKTSLYYFHDCPEGLLYQRPSLTNSLALEAVLDEQVKGNSVLIISDAGSARGYYDRKRVAETKSFLKTLSAYTYLYAWLNPMPQTRWKATTAEDIACMVPMFPLDREGLNDAVNILRGNPFPAGVGIDE from the coding sequence ATGGCTGAGCTAGATTCATCACTCTTTCAAGTCTTTGAGCGGTTACGCAGGCAGGGTGTACCGTTGGGGGTCTCGGATTATCTGGAGGTAATTGAGACAATTCAAGCGGGGATAGGACTAGAAGATGCTGCCAGCTTTAAGGGATTGTGCCGCTTGCTCTGGGCAAAATCACGGGAAGACCAAGAGCTATTCGATCTGGCTTTTGCAGAGTTGGTAGAACCCCAATTGCAAACTATCTCCACACCTAAACCCACTTGTCCATCTCAGCCTCCTTCTACACCTTTAACTGCTCCGCCTCAGCCAACTCCTAATCAGCCTGAACCTCAACCCCAACCAGAACCAGAGCTAGAGGAAGAGCTAAAACCACAACAGGTCACGGTAACATTACCTTCTAGATCTGTGGGTCAGTCATTTGAGTTGAAGAGTGAGCTAACCGAGAAACCCTATTACTATCAATTAACACTACGTCTACCAATTAGTCCGCGAGATATGGCAGGGGTATGGCGGCAACTGCGCCGTCCTCAACGAGTAGGTGTCCCAGAAGAGTTAGATGTAGAAGGCACGATTAACAGCATCAGTCGCTCTGGCTTATTGCTACGTCCATTGTTGCAGCCTCGCCGTCGAAACCAAGCCCGATTGGTGGTGTTAGTAGATCAGCAGGGTTCAATGGCTCCCTTTGCTCCCCTGATTGAAGCAGCAATTGAGAGTATTTTACGAGGAGGACTACTCGGTAAGACTAGCCTCTACTATTTTCATGATTGTCCAGAAGGGTTACTCTATCAACGCCCTAGCTTGACTAATAGCTTGGCTCTGGAAGCCGTTTTGGATGAGCAAGTCAAGGGTAATAGTGTACTGATTATCAGCGACGCGGGATCAGCCCGTGGCTATTACGATAGAAAACGAGTCGCAGAGACTAAATCCTTTCTCAAAACCCTCAGCGCTTACACCTACCTCTACGCTTGGCTAAATCCTATGCCTCAAACTCGGTGGAAAGCAACAACAGCAGAAGATATCGCCTGCATGGTGCCGATGTTTCCCTTAGACCGAGAGGGCTTGAATGATGCAGTGAATATTTTGCGGGGGAATCCCTTCCCTGCGGGAGTTGGTATTGATGAGTAA